Sequence from the Candidatus Woesearchaeota archaeon genome:
GCAGAGCTGGTGTATTGCTACACATGTCTTTCAACTCAATGCCTGTGGTGTAAAGATATCTATAACCAAAGTTCCTTATATACCTCACAGCAGCGTGTCGAGTGGAGAATTCTAGTGTCGTTTACCGAGAATAAAAGCACTGGACAAATGAGTTTGTCGAGTGCAGAATAACTTCGTTAAATTCCGTTGTTATACACAATAAAAAATTCAATTTTAAATTATAGAAGGAAGATTTTCTTTAATGCGATGAGAAAAGTTTAAAAATCTTTTATCAATAACAGAATCATATGAATAATGCAAAAATAACAAAACCTCGCGTTTATACAATGAGCTTCGCAAACGTTTACGCTTGTTATGTTACTAAGGCAGAAAAAAAAGGACGCACGAAAACAGAAGTCGATGAAATAATTCGTTGGTTGACAGGATATAACCAGAAAGAGTTAGAAGCGCATATAGAAAAAAAGACAGACTTTGAGATATTCATTGTGCAAGCTCCTCAACTGAATCCTTCGAGAGCTTTGATTAAAGGCGTGATTTGCGGCGTTAGAATAGAAGATATCAAAGATCCAACTATGCAAGAGATCCGCTATTTGGATAAGCTTATTGATGAGTTAGCAAAGGGAAAGACGATAGAGAAGATTTTGCGAAGATAACACAGACGCACCGCTCGCAGGGCATCCCAATCGCAGCAAGCTGCGGGGTATTGCCCGCTCGCGATTCGATGCGTCTGTGGAATTGTGAAATTGGGTCACAGCAAGCTGTGGGGTATTATTTCGAGCTATGCTCGTAATACTACGGACCTTTGGTCCGAAGTAAACCCAAATTTCACAATAAATGTTTAGGTTGGGAGTAAAATAGGATATTTTAAACAAAAAGAAGACAATGAGACTAAAAGAATTATTGCCATATTTTGATTGGTGAAAAAATAGGAATAAGTGTACAATGAAACAAACCAACGAACACAAGTCAATAACTGCCTTCCACCGCAACGACTTTCGAAAATGGTTAGAAGAAAACCACACAAAAGAAAAGAAAGTAGCGACTATTCTCCATAAGAGGCATACAGGAAAGCCTGCACCAACGCACAGGGAATTAATGGAAGAAGCGATTTGTTTTGGTTGGATTGACACCACAATCAAGCGATTGGATGAAAATACGTATCTCAGATATTTCGCAAGACGAAATGAAAAAAGCAAATGGAGTAACAACACATTGAGCTATGCGAAAGACCTCATAAAAAGAGGACTGATGACAGAAGAAGGGCTCAAATTCTACAAACTTGGCTTGCAGCGACCAACGCATGATGCAGGCATTCCAAAAAATCCAGACATGCCAGATGAATTAAAGAAAGCACTTAACAAAAACAAAGTTGCGAAAAAGAATTTTGACACGTTTCCTCCATCTGCCAAAAAGATGACGTACAGATGGATTCTTCATGCAAAATTACCAGAGACGAGGATGAAGAGAGTAAATATAACAGTGAAAAATGCAGAAATGAAGAAGAAGGTTATGTGATAAAGGTTTTGAATACCTTAAAATAAGACTTTGGACTGACCCCCTGAAAAAGGACAAAAAGAGAAAAATTTGTTCAGTGCTATTCTTCACTGGGGGGGGGCACAAAAGTTTTTATAGAATAAAGTTCTAACATTCTTTGACTCATGAAGAATTTTGAGTGAAAGAAGTACCATGAAAGCCCTTAAAAATTTTGAGCAAACTATTGATGCTTTTCCGAGAAAAGATAAAATAACTTCTCTCTTACTTCAGGTTCCTCCTGAAAATTCACTCGAAGCACAGTTGATTCTGATCAAAAATCTCACAGACAGAGGCTTTAAAGTGATAACACTTTCCGGAGGAAGACCGTGTAAAGATTTAATAAGTATGTATGAAGAAAAAAAGATTGAAATGAACAATATCCACATCATTGACATGATTTGCAGAAGTCAGCATCTGAATGTGAAAGATACAAAATTCGTAACACACATGAACAGCATCCAGAGTTTAACAGAAATTTCAATCTTGTTAAATAAAATAATCGTTCCAAAGAAAACAGTGTTGTTTGTTGACTCAATAACATCGATGCTGATATATAATGATGAAAGAGTGTTTACTCGATTTCTAAGCGAAGTGGTGCAAAAAATGAAAACGCGGGAGATTCATCTCATTCTTCTTATTATCAAGACAAAGAATTATGATAATATTCGTTCTGAGTTAAAATACCTTTGTGATCAGGAAATGACATTTTAATGAAGAAGAAAAAGAAGAGAAAATAATTCAAGCAAAACAATAAAATATTCTCCAAAACCTTTTAAAACAGCCCTGATTACTTCTTGATCATGAATCCAGCCTACAAAAAACTCATGGAAAAGCAGCAGTACCTCTTTGTCGGAGAACACTCTGCGGTCAAAATCTGTGGCTGGACAAAGAAAGCGCTCCAAGATGAAGGCATGTGCTACAAAGGAGTTTTCTATGGTATCAACTCCCACCGCTGCATCCAGATGTCTCCTGCGATTAATTTCTGTGATATGGATTGTGTCTATTGCTGGAGAGATCGGAACAACTCCAGCTTCGGCAAAATAGACAAGCCAAAAGATGTTATGGAATCTGCAATCAGAGCGCAACGAAAACTCCTCACCGGCTTCAAAGGAAATCCAAAAACAAATCAAGAGCGCATGAGTGAATCAAAAGAGCCAATGCACGTCGCGATTTCGTTAAACGGCGAAGCGACATACTATCCACATCTCTCCGAGCTCATCCGCGACATTAAGAGAAGAGGATGGAGCAGTTATCTCGTCACCAATGGCATGCTTCCGCAAGTCCTAGAAAATCTTGAGCTTCCAACCCAACTCTACATTTCGTTAGACGCGGCAAATGAAGAATTGCAAAATAAAATCACACGATCTATGCATAAAGACAGCTGGCAAAGATTACTGAAAAGTTTGGATATTATGCAAAGCCTAAAAGGAAAAACACGCACAACATTGCGATTAACAGTCGTCAAAGGACTCAACGACATTGAACCAGAAAAATACGCAGAACTGTTCACAAGAGCAAATCCTGATTTTATTGAAGTGAAAGCGTATATGTTTGTCGGCGCGAGTAGAGAACGATTAGAAATGCAGAATATGCCGTATCATGAAGAAGTCAAGGCGTTTGCGGAAAAGATCGCACAGTTTTGCCAGTACAAAATCAGCGCGGAGCAAGAAGCGTCAAGAGTAGTTTTGATGACAAAAGAAGATTCAGCTCCTAGATTTATTGATTTTGAAAAACTCAAGCAAGAATATATTGCACAGTTTGCGAAAGAAGCGGAAATCCCTGCAAATCCTGAATTAGATAAGTTAGTCACAGAATACAGTGAGCAAGAAGAAGTTTCTCAAGAAGAAAAGTTTATTCCATTGAGTGCGATTAAAGTGAAAGTATAACTACATCTCGAGCAAAACCCCAAACGGTCCTGGATTCAATAAGGTTGTGTTCTTAATATGCTCCACTGCGCCAGCAGATTCATGAATGTGCCCAGAAAACACATAATCAATTTTGTGTTTCAAATAAAAGTCACGAAAACTTTTATTGCCGCAATGTTGATCACCTATTGTATCGACTTTTGAACCATATGGCGGCCCATGCAATAACAAGATGGTCTTCGGATCTTTTTTTCCTTCCTTCATAATAACATCTTTATATTTCTTCAAACCTTGAACAAACCGAGGAGCGTAAATGTTCTCAAAATCTTTGTCCCGCAAACTAAATCCATCGCCGCCATAGCCCATAAAGATCAAGTGCCCAACGCGCAATACTTTTTTGTGCACAAAAAGAACGTTCTTTAACTTCAGTTTCTGGCAGTCAGCAGCAACGTCGGAAGAAGATTCATGATTGCCATGAATCACGAGACAAAGAGTCCCGAGATCATCGAGTTTCTTCAATATTTTCTGTTGCCGTTGTCCAAAAATAGTAAAATCTCCTAAACAGACAAGCAAGCCAGCGGACTTTGCTTTAGTTTCTATCTTCTTGAATGCGGCGTCACTGCCATGCATGTCAGCGAAAACAAGGACTTTCATGCAACAAAAACAGCAGAACTGGTTTATATAACCTGTGAAGAAAAAACAGCCACTTCCTGACACATTTAAGAGAACAACACAATAAAAACAGAAAAAATGGCATAAGGTTTTTAAACGAAAAAAGGCTTCTTTAAGAGAATATTATATAAAATTTAAGGTACTCCAAATGGTTGCAAACACTGTCGATGATTTACTTGAAGGCCCAACAGAGATCAGTTGGATGCTTTATAACCTTGTGGAACCGATTGTTCGAGGATATTTAGAAAATGGAAGAGTGATTTCTATAGATGATGTTTTTCTTGATAAAGGAGGAAGAAAAAATAGAAGAGAAGCAGAAACTGAACGAAGAGCTGCAGAAGAAGAAATTCTAAGAAATGTAAATGCGTGGATTGAAGAAGGACTTGAGGACTTGTATGCAACTCAAGCATTTTTCGACAGAGAAATGCGAAAAGCAGAAGCAGTAAAACCTATCGATACACATATGTTTACCACATATGGAGCATTTCATGAAGGATTTACAAGTCATGCTCAAAGATTTATCAGGGCAAGCAATCTACCACCAGAAACAGTAGAAGCATTAAGAAAAATTATTGATTTTGATAGGAGAGAAACAGGGATAACCTTAAACAGATCCGTTTACTTAGGAATGAGACATGGAACACTGAGAATTACGGATATACCTTCATATCCAATCGTGTTCCAAGTAAGTAGAATCAAAGACCCTACACGTATGGGAAGAAAGTTTGCGCGATATGTCTGTGAAGGAATACAAGAATGGAGAATTATGCAGGCATATCTTGATGGTCATGAAAATAGAAAGGAACGAGATAAAAAGATAGCAGAAGGATTAAAAGAATTAGAGAATGGAAATAAGGATGACAGAAAAACTGCAGAAAGAATTATCGAAAATTTTGGAGCAATGCATGCGCATGGCTTGCGAACCCCATTTGCAGAGCAAGAAGAACTTCATATAGGACGAGAAGGAGTTGATCCTCTTGAGTATGTTCTAATGCGCTGCCGAGTAAGCGATGTTCTCGGCGTCATGAATGTTGTAAGAACAGAGAGTGAAGTGAAAGAACTTATCGAGCGGACAAAAAATGGAAAGTTTTATGGAGAAGAGAATTATAGAGCACTCTTCGGAAAGCGATTACGAAAAGAAGGGAAAACGTGGGGCTATGTCAATGAGTTTATTGTTGATGACCAAGGAAGAAGAATTTTTACGTATGGTGTTCCAAAAAGACCATTAGAAAGAAATAATATAAGAATTGATTTCGGAGTTGAAGCGCTAAGAAATTACGCAGATGATGCAGTAGGTGGAGAGAGAAGCCATATTATCCATGAAGCACGCCAGGAAGTAAGGATAAAAGGATGGCGTAGAGATATACAAAAATTATATGGCGCAATTTGTAATGCAGTGAATTCTCCATTAGAAAGACTTGATATGAAAAGATATGAAGTATACAAAGGATTTCCATTTCAAACAGAAGCAAGAGCAAAATAAAAATGACCATCCCCCTTGCAACACAATATAATTTTACAGGAACATACACACTCAAAGTAGATCCAAGAGGAAGAATAGCAATACCTGTAGACATCGCGCGTGGGCTTGAACAAAAAGTCCGTGCAACGATAATTGCAGATCCTGACGTGCAAATAAGTGAATATGGCGTTCAATATCGCGGACAGTGGCTGTATGTAAGTCGAGAACAAACGTCGCAAAGAAAAAGAATAAGAGAGTTTATTGATAAAATAAAACAAGAAGATCCAACTGTTCCTGATATTATTTATAAAAGCACATTGCTTGATGCAAAACTTCTTTTGGATCCAGCAGATGAAGCAAAAAAGATACAAACAAGACATTGGCAATATTCTGAAGACGGACAAAAGAGAGAGTACACAACATTATATACCAATCTTGACATGATGATGGGAGATATCAGAAGAAGAGAAGAACTAGGAAGAAGACCTGAACCAGAAAGAATACAAGAGAATATTTATTGTAGTACGCAGGCATTCGAAATAGATGCGCAAAATAGAATTTGTTTTGGAAAAAATCATGAAATAGTAAGAGAAGCGTTACAAACAACAGGAAGAGAAATAGTTCTTTTAGGCATGCAAGATATGCTTGTCCTTATAACGCCAGCACAACGAGAAGCACTGCAAAAAAGAGAACCCGCATTTTTGCGAGAGGGACAACTCGTTCATCTCATAAGATCTTAACACCCATAATAATCCATCAAGACAATTTTATCCAAATCTTCTAAATTTTCCACAAGATAAAATCGCCCATTCCCAAGCGCGACAAGTTTCTCTGCAAATTGTTTTCCAGCTGCATCAAGCTGAATCCCAATAAGCGAAACAGTAATCCCGCCAGCGACAGCCTTCTCCACAGCGTCAAATGTCGCCTGCATGGGATCAGAGCCAACAGTGGGCACAGCGTCAGTCAAAAGAAGCAAATGCTTTGTCCCATTATGTGGAGGGAATAATGTCAGCGAATGCATGATGCATCCTGCAAGATCAGTCTCCTTTGAAGGCATGATTTGAACCATTTCCTTGAGCAGCAATCCAAAATCAAAACAGGGCGCAACAGATGCCTGAATCGTTTGTCCAAAAACAATAAGACCAACCTCGTCTTTTTCCTGTAATGCTTTGAAAGCAAGCGCGACGCCAGCTTTTTTGCAGGTGGCGATTTTTGCGCCTTTCATACTGCCAGAAGAATCAAGTCCATAAATCAAAGAAACTTTTCCTTTTTCCTGACGAGTAAATATTTTCAGATCTTCCACAGAAAGAGTTGCATGTTTTCGTCGAAGCGCAGTCTTAATGGTCCGACGAAGCGCAATGTCTTTGTAACGGTCACCTTTGTGAAAATCATGAACATCGAGCGGTGCGCCATAATGCGCCTGCTTCTCAAGAGGTTTTTCCCCTAATAATCCATACGCTTCCAAGTGATCAATCTCTTCAACATACAATTGCAATGCAGCAAGTTCAACCCCTTTCTCAGTAAACATGCCTTTTTTATCCACAAAACCTTGTTCTTGCATTTCTTCAAATTGTTCTTGAATATTTTGTTTCAGTTGTCGTTGGAATTCTGGAATGCGAACATTCTGCTCCACATATTTCTCGTCATAACCAGTCATCTGACGAATAAGTTTCTCCCCATAAATTTGTTTTGCGGTTTTATAATTCTTGACCAGCTTTTCAAACATGAGATCTGGTGTAAAAGAAAAAAGCGATTGATTCATAGAATCCTTAATTATTTTTGCTTTGTCAATAATGGATTGGTCATTTTCCATGACAGAATGCATGAGCTTATCTTCAACGTTTTGAAACGCAAGCTTGCCGCCAAGTTCTTCTGCTTCATCAAAATCTTTAACAGTATTTTTTTCTTGTTTTCTGTCAGGGAGAATCATTCTTTTCTTCATCAAAAGAACGCTGCTCTAATGCCTGTTTTCCCAAACCATGATCAGTAAATTCTTCTAGTTCTTTTTCAAGAAAAGTTTCAGTTGTTTGAAGATAGCGAATGCTTGGTTTTAATTTAATCCGATGACTCAGAACAGAAGGAATAACGCTTTTCACATCATCAAAAGAAACCTCCTGGCGATGATGCAAAAGAGCAGTGCTTTGTGCGCGTTCATAAATACCAATGGTTGCGCGAACGCTCGGCACTTTTTCAAGATTTTTATTGTCGCGAAGCTCGCGAACGAAAAGGACAAGATAGTTGAGAAGGGGTGTTGGAAATGTGACAATCAGTTTGTGCGCTTTTTCAAGAACAATCTGTTCCTCAAGGATAGCGGTTTCTGGATACGTCATCGTGAGCATATCCATGCGATCGAGCAAAACATCACTAAGCCGTTCTGTATTAGTATCCTGCGGGTTCATGGTTGCGATAAAAATAAATTGCGCAGGGAAATCAATATCATATGTTCCAATAGTGACAATTCTTTCTTGAAGCACTTGTAATAATGCGTTTTGTAATTTCTCAGGACACCTATTGAGTTCATCAAAAAACAAAACACCATTGTTTGCTTTGAAAATTTTGCCTGGCGTAAATGCCTGCAAACTCATGGGCCCAAATTCCAATGCTTTAAGGGGATCAATATCGCCGAAAAGATCTTCAACAGTAAGGTCAGGGCTTCCCTGGATGCGAATAAAGCGTTCGCTTCCTTTAACGATTTTTGTCTTTACTTTTTTGCCTTCCTGACATGCTGGACAGAGTGGCTGTTTTGGGAGACAATGATAGAGGCAATCGTTCACTTCAAGATCAGGCAGAACATCCGCAACATTTTTCGCAAGCGTGGTTTTTCCAATACCAGGCGGACCAAGAATCACGATGTTTCTACCCATAAGAAGCGCGGATTTCAGTTCTTCTTTGACATGTTGCTGCCCAAGGATAGCGGGAAAGAGCTCTTTCTCCGTGAGAAAGACTTTTTGAAGTGTGGATAAGGTCATGAGCAGAAGAAAAATGATGAGTGATATATAAAGATTTGGAGAGCTTA
This genomic interval carries:
- a CDS encoding 4-demethylwyosine synthase TYW1 — translated: MNPAYKKLMEKQQYLFVGEHSAVKICGWTKKALQDEGMCYKGVFYGINSHRCIQMSPAINFCDMDCVYCWRDRNNSSFGKIDKPKDVMESAIRAQRKLLTGFKGNPKTNQERMSESKEPMHVAISLNGEATYYPHLSELIRDIKRRGWSSYLVTNGMLPQVLENLELPTQLYISLDAANEELQNKITRSMHKDSWQRLLKSLDIMQSLKGKTRTTLRLTVVKGLNDIEPEKYAELFTRANPDFIEVKAYMFVGASRERLEMQNMPYHEEVKAFAEKIAQFCQYKISAEQEASRVVLMTKEDSAPRFIDFEKLKQEYIAQFAKEAEIPANPELDKLVTEYSEQEEVSQEEKFIPLSAIKVKV
- a CDS encoding DUF2200 domain-containing protein, coding for MTKPRVYTMSFANVYACYVTKAEKKGRTKTEVDEIIRWLTGYNQKELEAHIEKKTDFEIFIVQAPQLNPSRALIKGVICGVRIEDIKDPTMQEIRYLDKLIDELAKGKTIEKILRR
- a CDS encoding VWA domain-containing protein, producing the protein MILPDRKQEKNTVKDFDEAEELGGKLAFQNVEDKLMHSVMENDQSIIDKAKIIKDSMNQSLFSFTPDLMFEKLVKNYKTAKQIYGEKLIRQMTGYDEKYVEQNVRIPEFQRQLKQNIQEQFEEMQEQGFVDKKGMFTEKGVELAALQLYVEEIDHLEAYGLLGEKPLEKQAHYGAPLDVHDFHKGDRYKDIALRRTIKTALRRKHATLSVEDLKIFTRQEKGKVSLIYGLDSSGSMKGAKIATCKKAGVALAFKALQEKDEVGLIVFGQTIQASVAPCFDFGLLLKEMVQIMPSKETDLAGCIMHSLTLFPPHNGTKHLLLLTDAVPTVGSDPMQATFDAVEKAVAGGITVSLIGIQLDAAGKQFAEKLVALGNGRFYLVENLEDLDKIVLMDYYGC
- a CDS encoding ATP-binding protein; protein product: MTLSTLQKVFLTEKELFPAILGQQHVKEELKSALLMGRNIVILGPPGIGKTTLAKNVADVLPDLEVNDCLYHCLPKQPLCPACQEGKKVKTKIVKGSERFIRIQGSPDLTVEDLFGDIDPLKALEFGPMSLQAFTPGKIFKANNGVLFFDELNRCPEKLQNALLQVLQERIVTIGTYDIDFPAQFIFIATMNPQDTNTERLSDVLLDRMDMLTMTYPETAILEEQIVLEKAHKLIVTFPTPLLNYLVLFVRELRDNKNLEKVPSVRATIGIYERAQSTALLHHRQEVSFDDVKSVIPSVLSHRIKLKPSIRYLQTTETFLEKELEEFTDHGLGKQALEQRSFDEEKNDSP
- a CDS encoding YdeI/OmpD-associated family protein, translating into MKQTNEHKSITAFHRNDFRKWLEENHTKEKKVATILHKRHTGKPAPTHRELMEEAICFGWIDTTIKRLDENTYLRYFARRNEKSKWSNNTLSYAKDLIKRGLMTEEGLKFYKLGLQRPTHDAGIPKNPDMPDELKKALNKNKVAKKNFDTFPPSAKKMTYRWILHAKLPETRMKRVNITVKNAEMKKKVM
- a CDS encoding metallophosphoesterase, with the protein product MKVLVFADMHGSDAAFKKIETKAKSAGLLVCLGDFTIFGQRQQKILKKLDDLGTLCLVIHGNHESSSDVAADCQKLKLKNVLFVHKKVLRVGHLIFMGYGGDGFSLRDKDFENIYAPRFVQGLKKYKDVIMKEGKKDPKTILLLHGPPYGSKVDTIGDQHCGNKSFRDFYLKHKIDYVFSGHIHESAGAVEHIKNTTLLNPGPFGVLLEM